One Cucumis sativus cultivar 9930 chromosome 1, Cucumber_9930_V3, whole genome shotgun sequence DNA segment encodes these proteins:
- the LOC101213345 gene encoding subtilisin-like protease SBT5.4 — protein MKFFISPLIFFSFLLLISPAIATKKSYVVLLGSHSHGLDATEKDFKRVVDSHHKLLGSFLRSEEKAKDAIFYSYKKNINGFAATLDDEDATRLANHPEVAAVLPNKAKNLYTTHSWEFMHLEKNGVIPPSSPWWRAKFGKDVIIANLDTGVWPESKSFGEHGIVGPAPSKWKGGCTDDKTPDGVPCNQKLIGAKYFNKGYFEYLKSENSTVDLSSIINSTRDYNGHGSHTLSTAGGNYVVGASVFGSGIGTAKGGSPKARVAAYKVCWPYEHGGCFDADITEAFDHAIHDGVDVLSLSLGSDAIKYSEDAIAIASFHAVKKGIPVVCAVGNSGPLPKTASNTAPWILTVGASTLDREFYAPVVLRNGYKFMGSSHSKGLRGRNLYPLITGAQAKAGNATEDDAMLCKPETLDHSKVKGKILVCLRGETARLDKGKQAALAGAVGMILCNDKLSGTSINPDFHVLPASHINYHDGQVLLSYTNSARYPMGCLIPPLARVNTKPAPTMAVFSSRGPNTISPEIIKPDVTAPGVDIIAAFSEAISPTRDPSDNRTTPFITMSGTSMSCPHVAGLVGLLRNLHPDWTPSAIKSAIMTSAQVRDNTLNPMLDGGSLGLDPATPFAYGSGHINPTGAVDPGLVYDLSPNDYLEFLCASGYDERTIRAFSDEPFKCPASASVLNLNYPSIGVQNLKDSVTITRKLKNVGTPGVYKAQILHPNVVQVSVKPRFLKFERVGEEKSFELTVSGVVPKNRFAYGALIWSDGRHFVRSPIVVSSGLF, from the exons ATGAAATTCTTTATTTCtcctctcattttcttctcatttcttttgttaatatcACCTGCCATTGCTACCAAAAAG TCTTATGTTGTGTTATTGGGATCTCATTCTCATGGGTTAGACGCTACAGAGAAAGATTTTAAAAGGGTGGTTGATTCCCATCACAAATTACTTGGATCCTTCTTGAGGAG tGAAGAAAAGGCAAAAGATGCCATATTTTACTCCTATAAGAAGAATATAAACGGATTTGCAGCAACTCTAGACGATGAAGATGCAACCCGACTTGCAA ATCATCCAGAAGTAGCAGCAGTATTGCCAAACAAAGCAAAAAACTTATACACAACACATTCATGGGAATTCATGCATTTGGAGAAAAATGGTGTAATTCCCCCTTCTTCTCCTTGGTGGAGGGCTAAATTTGGAAAAGATGTCATTATTGCCAATCTTGACAcag gTGTATGGCCAGAGTCAAAGAGTTTTGGCGAACATGGCATAGTTGGACCTGCCCCATCAAAGTGGAAAGGAGGTTGTACTGATGATAAAACCCCTGATGGAGTGCCTTGTAACCAAAAATTAATCGGAGCAAAGTACTTCAACAAGGGCTACTTCGAGTACttgaaatctgaaaattccACTGTTGACCTCTCATCTATCATCAACTCCACTCGCGACTACAACGGTCATGGATCCCACACACTGTCCACGGCTGGTGGCAACTATGTGGTCGGCGCCAGCGTGTTTGGGTCCGGTATCGGAACAGCTAAAGGAGGATCTCCAAAGGCTCGTGTTGCTGCTTATAAGGTTTGTTGGCCATACGAGCATGGTGGTTGCTTCGATGCTGACATCACTGAGGCATTTGACCATGCCATCCACGATGGTGTTGATGTTCTTTCACTCTCTCTCGGCAGTGATGCCATCAAATACTCCGAGGATGCCATCGCCATTGCCTCCTTCCATGCAGTGAAGAAGGGAATTCCTGTCGTGTGCGCTGTTGGGAACTCTGGTCCCTTACCGAAGACGGCTTCTAATACTGCTCCTTGGATTTTGACTGTTGGTGCAAGTACTTTGGATCGTGAATTTTATGCTCCTGTTGTGCTTCGAAATGGTTATAAATTCATG GGTTCAAGTCATTCAAAAGGATTAAGGGGAAGGAATCTATACCCATTGATAACCGGAGCTCAGGCAAAAGCTGGTAACGCCACTGAGGACGATGCCATGCTTTGCAAGCCGGAAACATTGGACCATTCAAAAGTGAAAGGGAAGATATTGGTTTGCTTGAGAGGAGAAACGGCAAGGTTGGACAAAGGAAAACAAGCGGCCCTTGCCGGTGCTGTTGGAATGATTTTATGCAACGATAAGCTCAGTGGGACTTCCATCAACCCAGATTTTCACGTTCTTCCAGCTTCTCACATCAATTACCATGATGGTCAAGTTCTTCTATCTTACACCAACTCCGCCAG ATATCCAATGGGGTGCTTAATCCCACCATTGGCAAGAGTTAACACCAAACCAGCTCCCACTATGGCGGTCTTCTCATCCCGAGGACCCAATACTATTTCACCAGAGATTATcaag cCTGATGTGACCGCTCCAGGAGTAGACATAATTGCGGCATTTTCAGAAGCTATAAGTCCAACTCGCGATCCATCTGATAACAGAACAACTCCATTCATTACAATGTCAGGTACCTCCATGTCTTGCCCCCACGTCGCTGGCCTCGTCGGCCTCCTCCGAAATCTCCACCCTGATTGGACCCCCTCCGCCATTAAATCTGCCATCATGACCTCCGCCCAAGTCCGTGACAACACATTGAACCCCATGCTCGATGGGGGATCTCTTGGCCTCGACCCTGCCACTCCATTTGCATATGGCTCCGGCCACATCAACCCTACTGGAGCCGTTGACCCCGGCCTTGTCTACGACCTCTCCCCCAACGACTACTTGGAATTCCTCTGCGCCAGCGGCTACGACGAGAGGACCATTCGTGCATTCTCTGATGAACCTTTCAAATGTCCTGCTTCTGCTTCTGTTTTGAACCTTAATTACCCTTCCATTGgggttcaaaatttgaaagatagTGTCACTATCACTAGAAAGCTGAAGAACGTTGGGACTCCTGGAGTTTATAAAGCTCAGATTCTCCACCCCAACGTAGTTCAGGTTTCTGTGAAGCCCAGATTTCTGAAGTTTGAGAGAGTTGGAGAAGAGAAGAGCTTTGAGTTGACGGTCAGTGGAGTTGTGCCAAAGAATCGTTTTGCTTACGGCGCTTTGATTTGGAGTGATGGCAGACACTTTGTGAGGAGTCCCATTGTTGTTTCTTCGGGCTTATTCTGA